The Burkholderiales bacterium genome contains a region encoding:
- a CDS encoding hemerythrin domain-containing protein: MAIGDFMTQMHRACDRHFADAETAIAQGDWTVGAAHFARFRGALERHFEAEETILFPAFEEETGGEMGPTRVMSIEHLHMRDLVLDLAKTLERRDAAAYLELSDTLAIMLRQHNIKEEQALYPMMDEALGERSEALRAELEDLAVED, translated from the coding sequence ATGGCGATCGGTGATTTCATGACGCAGATGCACCGTGCCTGCGACCGTCACTTCGCGGATGCCGAGACCGCGATCGCGCAGGGCGACTGGACGGTCGGCGCGGCGCATTTCGCGCGGTTCCGTGGCGCGCTGGAACGGCACTTCGAGGCCGAGGAGACGATCCTGTTTCCCGCCTTCGAGGAAGAAACCGGCGGGGAGATGGGTCCGACGCGGGTCATGTCCATCGAGCATCTGCACATGCGCGACCTGGTGCTGGACCTGGCGAAGACGCTCGAACGACGCGATGCCGCGGCCTACCTGGAGCTTTCCGACACGCTCGCCATCATGCTCCGGCAGCACAACATAAAGGAGGAGCAGGCGCTCTATCCGATGATGGACGAAGCGCTCGGCGAGCGCAGCGAGGCATTGCGGGCGGAGCTGGAAGATCTGGCCGTCGAAGACTGA
- a CDS encoding SCO family protein: MFGYLDMAWRSLIAVVLAAMPALAAAQATAPDTDQALALSQAAIGAQVDDYALVRSDGGSVRLSEFRGKPLLVQFIYTGCFQACPVSVRYLQRAVATARAALGPDAFSVLTVGFNQPFDTPQAMAAFAREHAIEDRRWYFLATDTRTIAAFTRTLGFTWYATPKGFDHVAQVTVLDARGRVYRQIYGERFEAPLLVEPLKQLITGAPVAQGDWRAWLEKVRLFCTVYDRSSGRYRLDYSLFIEIFAGLTIASTVIFGLLREWRRQRR, from the coding sequence GTGTTCGGCTATCTCGACATGGCCTGGCGTTCATTGATCGCTGTGGTGCTGGCGGCGATGCCGGCGCTGGCGGCGGCGCAGGCCACGGCGCCGGACACGGACCAGGCGCTTGCGCTGAGCCAGGCGGCGATCGGCGCGCAGGTCGACGACTACGCGCTCGTGCGCAGCGACGGTGGCAGCGTGCGCCTGTCGGAGTTCAGGGGCAAACCACTGCTCGTGCAGTTCATCTACACCGGATGCTTCCAGGCCTGCCCGGTGTCGGTGAGGTACCTGCAGCGCGCGGTCGCCACGGCGCGCGCGGCGCTCGGGCCGGATGCGTTCTCCGTTCTCACCGTAGGCTTCAACCAGCCATTCGACACCCCGCAGGCGATGGCGGCGTTCGCTCGCGAGCACGCAATCGAGGATCGGCGCTGGTACTTTCTCGCAACCGATACCCGGACCATTGCCGCTTTCACCCGCACCTTGGGCTTTACCTGGTATGCGACGCCCAAAGGCTTCGATCACGTCGCCCAAGTCACGGTGCTCGACGCGCGGGGCCGTGTCTATCGCCAGATCTACGGCGAGCGCTTCGAGGCGCCACTGCTGGTCGAGCCGCTCAAGCAGCTCATCACCGGCGCGCCGGTCGCGCAAGGAGACTGGCGCGCCTGGCTCGAGAAGGTGCGGCTGTTCTGCACGGTCTACGACCGTTCCAGCGGCCGCTACCGGCTCGATTATTCGCTGTTCATCGAGATCTTCGCCGGCCTGACCATCGCGAGCACCGTCATCTTCGGGTTGCTTCGCGAGTGGCGCCGCCAGCGCCGCTGA
- a CDS encoding RidA family protein, with translation MRLGGFSVVAFGCCIPLAGGAADLRFINPDGLFKPSTFTQVVIAEGGKTVHISGQTARDDQSNVVGAGDVKRQAEQVFENLRLAVQAAGASMADVAKITTFVVNLKPEDRVWIGEMVKKNFPKPPAHTLVGVQALAAPELLIEIEALAVVD, from the coding sequence ATGCGTCTCGGAGGTTTCAGCGTGGTCGCGTTCGGATGCTGCATTCCACTGGCTGGAGGCGCGGCGGATCTGCGCTTCATCAATCCCGATGGCCTGTTCAAGCCTTCCACCTTCACCCAGGTCGTGATCGCCGAAGGCGGCAAGACCGTCCACATCAGCGGTCAGACCGCGCGGGACGACCAGTCCAACGTGGTGGGCGCGGGCGACGTGAAGAGGCAGGCCGAGCAGGTGTTCGAGAACCTTCGCCTCGCGGTGCAGGCGGCGGGCGCCTCGATGGCGGACGTTGCCAAGATCACGACCTTCGTCGTCAATCTCAAGCCGGAGGACCGCGTATGGATCGGCGAGATGGTGAAGAAGAACTTCCCGAAGCCTCCGGCGCACACCCTGGTCGGCGTGCAGGCACTCGCCGCTCCCGAGCTGCTGATCGAAATCGAGGCGTTGGCCGTGGTGGACTGA
- a CDS encoding surface-adhesin E family protein, with protein sequence MRSAFVLTWMALAILPASAQDDYTIESLAAIADHHRAQFDSESIRRQGDFARFEVRVTWKDPEQRPTGAPASRVVRFLADCAQGLLALAAVSLYDESGRLLKNAIVPPGSWEYSKPEAGSREARWLQSACG encoded by the coding sequence ATGCGATCAGCATTTGTGTTGACCTGGATGGCGTTGGCCATACTCCCCGCGTCCGCGCAGGACGACTACACGATCGAGTCCCTGGCGGCCATCGCCGATCATCACCGGGCGCAGTTCGACTCGGAATCCATTCGCAGGCAAGGCGACTTCGCGCGCTTCGAGGTGCGCGTGACCTGGAAGGATCCCGAGCAGCGTCCGACCGGAGCACCCGCGAGCCGCGTGGTGCGTTTTCTGGCCGATTGCGCGCAAGGCCTCCTGGCCCTGGCTGCGGTCTCCCTTTACGACGAATCCGGACGACTGCTCAAGAACGCGATCGTGCCGCCGGGCAGCTGGGAGTACTCGAAGCCGGAGGCGGGTTCGCGCGAGGCCCGCTGGCTGCAATCGGCGTGCGGATAG
- the cyoE gene encoding heme o synthase, whose product MRAVFGLFKLRIGVVITWTALAAVSMTAGPALSAWQMLVLGLSVLVASASAGAFNQYVEHDLDRRMSRTRDRPFVTGQLVHDARWMWVIMALLAASVAAAAYALNALTALYVFLGAFFYAIVYTVWLKRRTWLNIVIGGLAGSFAVLAGAAAAGDALDPQPLLLAIVLFLWTPSHFWSLAIAYREDYVAAGVPMLPAVIGNVRSARVIFGNTAALVAVSLLPVFYGAGWIYFAGAALGGGWFLYKSYRLMRNPYRREAMKAFFASLAQLALLLSAAMLEAALR is encoded by the coding sequence GTGAGAGCGGTGTTCGGTCTGTTCAAGCTGCGGATCGGCGTCGTCATCACCTGGACCGCGCTGGCCGCGGTATCGATGACCGCGGGACCGGCGCTGTCGGCGTGGCAGATGCTCGTGCTCGGGCTGTCGGTGCTGGTGGCCTCCGCGTCGGCCGGGGCGTTCAATCAGTACGTGGAGCACGATCTCGACCGGCGCATGTCGCGCACTCGCGACCGGCCGTTCGTGACCGGGCAACTGGTGCACGACGCGCGCTGGATGTGGGTGATCATGGCGTTGCTGGCCGCTTCGGTCGCCGCCGCGGCCTATGCGTTGAATGCGCTCACCGCGCTCTATGTCTTTCTCGGCGCCTTCTTCTACGCGATCGTCTATACCGTGTGGCTCAAGCGCCGCACGTGGCTCAACATCGTGATCGGCGGGCTCGCGGGCAGCTTCGCGGTGCTCGCCGGCGCCGCGGCGGCGGGCGACGCCTTGGATCCGCAACCGCTGCTGCTCGCGATCGTGCTCTTCCTGTGGACGCCATCGCACTTCTGGAGCCTGGCGATCGCCTACCGCGAAGACTACGTCGCGGCCGGCGTGCCGATGCTTCCGGCGGTGATCGGCAATGTGCGCAGCGCGCGCGTGATCTTCGGAAACACCGCCGCGCTCGTCGCCGTCTCCCTGCTACCGGTGTTCTACGGCGCCGGCTGGATCTACTTCGCCGGCGCGGCGCTGGGCGGCGGCTGGTTCCTGTACAAGAGCTACCGGCTGATGCGCAATCCCTATCGGCGCGAGGCGATGAAGGCGTTCTTCGCTTCGCTCGCCCAGCTCGCGCTGCTGCTTTCCGCCGCCATGCTAGAAGCCGCGCTTCGCTGA
- a CDS encoding cytochrome C oxidase subunit II gives MSAILPPPSRVWWKQPLDRVEGTWIAIAFLWCLVMFFMMPYWHVFGKQNLSSEAYRTTPEAYSAKAQAMVDKYTVRTETEQQIPVVHPPAGSDVYLIARLWSWWPILELEKGQTYRLHLSSMDYMHTFSLQPENMNIQVIPGYEGVYTVTPTRAGKYSVLCNEYCGIGHHTMVSNLYVVDKP, from the coding sequence ATGAGCGCCATTCTGCCGCCGCCCAGCCGGGTCTGGTGGAAACAGCCGCTGGACCGCGTCGAGGGCACCTGGATCGCGATCGCGTTCCTGTGGTGCCTGGTCATGTTCTTCATGATGCCGTACTGGCACGTGTTCGGAAAACAGAATCTGTCCAGCGAGGCCTACCGCACCACACCCGAGGCGTACAGCGCCAAGGCCCAGGCGATGGTAGACAAGTACACGGTGCGCACCGAGACCGAGCAGCAGATCCCGGTGGTGCATCCCCCCGCGGGCAGCGACGTCTACCTGATCGCGCGGCTGTGGTCGTGGTGGCCGATCCTCGAGCTGGAGAAGGGGCAGACCTACCGGCTGCACCTGTCGTCGATGGATTACATGCACACGTTCTCGTTGCAACCGGAGAACATGAACATCCAGGTGATCCCCGGTTACGAAGGCGTGTACACCGTGACGCCCACGCGCGCCGGCAAATACTCGGTGCTGTGCAACGAGTACTGCGGCATCGGCCATCACACGATGGTCTCCAATCTGTACGTCGTCGACAAGCCATAG
- a CDS encoding 2Fe-2S iron-sulfur cluster-binding protein gives MSQGPADLAVVPATLALDWYYLPLYPLIYEWSPGEVWALAFGATLLLFLVPWLPARRARGHEHHVTFRPANLSATVRAGETLLEAGLRQGIALPYDCRNGGCGVCKVAIVHGQVDHGPYQKSVLSDEERARGMALLCCAIPLSDLDIEVETAALPKRVWEATVVRMQRAAPEVMLLWLRLDGSERIEYRAGQYINILLQDGARRAYSFATAPGASDLIELHVRRMPGGRFTGWVFEKMRVGDRLRFEGPFGAFVLNEESPRPVIFVAGATGFAPVKSMLEDAFRKNVRRPMVLYWGVRSREDLYMAELPERWAREHPNFSFVPVLSEPKPEDHWRGRTGLVHEAILQDFPTLKGYEVYACGSMQMVEAAHPEFIARGLSEDACFSDAFTPAPEPAAT, from the coding sequence ATGAGCCAGGGGCCGGCCGATCTCGCCGTGGTGCCCGCGACGCTGGCGCTCGACTGGTACTACCTGCCGCTCTATCCGCTGATCTACGAGTGGTCGCCCGGCGAAGTCTGGGCGCTGGCCTTCGGCGCGACGCTGCTGTTGTTTCTGGTGCCCTGGCTTCCGGCGCGCCGCGCGCGCGGCCATGAGCACCACGTCACCTTCCGTCCCGCCAATCTCTCCGCGACCGTGCGCGCGGGCGAGACGCTGCTGGAAGCCGGCTTGCGGCAGGGCATCGCGCTGCCTTACGACTGCCGTAACGGCGGCTGCGGCGTGTGCAAGGTGGCGATCGTGCACGGCCAGGTGGATCACGGTCCCTACCAGAAGTCGGTGCTTTCCGACGAGGAGCGGGCGCGTGGAATGGCGCTGTTGTGCTGCGCGATCCCTCTTTCCGATCTGGACATCGAAGTGGAAACGGCCGCCTTGCCGAAGCGGGTGTGGGAGGCGACCGTCGTGCGCATGCAACGCGCGGCGCCCGAGGTCATGCTGCTGTGGCTGAGGCTCGATGGGTCTGAGCGCATCGAGTATCGCGCCGGGCAGTACATCAACATCCTTCTTCAGGACGGTGCCCGGCGCGCGTACTCCTTCGCCACGGCGCCCGGCGCCTCGGATCTCATCGAACTGCACGTGCGGCGCATGCCCGGCGGGCGCTTCACCGGCTGGGTATTCGAGAAGATGCGGGTGGGCGACCGGCTGCGCTTCGAAGGACCGTTCGGAGCGTTCGTCCTCAACGAGGAAAGCCCGCGGCCGGTGATCTTCGTGGCCGGCGCCACCGGTTTCGCACCGGTGAAGAGCATGCTGGAAGACGCCTTCCGCAAGAACGTGCGCCGGCCGATGGTGCTCTACTGGGGCGTGCGCAGCCGGGAAGATCTCTACATGGCCGAACTTCCGGAACGCTGGGCACGCGAGCACCCGAACTTCAGCTTCGTGCCGGTGCTCTCCGAGCCGAAGCCCGAAGACCACTGGCGCGGCCGCACGGGCCTGGTGCACGAGGCGATCCTGCAGGACTTCCCGACGCTGAAGGGTTACGAAGTGTATGCCTGCGGCTCGATGCAGATGGTCGAGGCGGCGCATCCCGAGTTCATCGCGCGCGGGCTGTCCGAGGATGCCTGCTTTTCCGACGCCTTTACCCCCGCGCCGGAGCCGGCGGCAACGTGA
- a CDS encoding COX15/CtaA family protein: MTEFDRRQIAAWLLACCALVFAMVVVGGVTRLTGSGLSIVEWEPLVGTIPPLSQSDWEELFEEYQATPQYRKVNRDMSLDEFKGIFWWEYIHRLLGRAIGVVFFVPFVWFLARRRIERPLAWKLGGIFILGALQGGMGWYMVMSGLVDDPRVSQYRLVAHLGLAFLIFGAMLWTALDLLCPARAVLTPARRRLARHASGLTALIFLMVLSGGFVAGIRAGHAYNTFPLMNGHFVPPEIFMLEPWWANLFNNMATVQFNHRLIAWLLILLVPALWFASRRAALPHRARLAANTLLVLLALQVALGIGTLLLVVPVPLAAAHQGGAVLVFGASLWFAHALRKG, encoded by the coding sequence ATGACCGAGTTTGATCGCCGTCAAATCGCGGCCTGGCTGCTCGCCTGCTGCGCGCTGGTGTTCGCGATGGTGGTAGTGGGGGGCGTGACCCGCCTGACCGGGTCCGGACTGTCCATCGTGGAGTGGGAACCGCTGGTCGGGACCATCCCGCCGCTTTCGCAATCGGACTGGGAGGAGCTGTTCGAGGAATACCAGGCCACGCCTCAGTACCGCAAGGTCAACAGGGACATGTCGCTCGACGAGTTCAAGGGAATCTTCTGGTGGGAGTACATCCACCGGTTGCTGGGGCGCGCCATCGGGGTGGTGTTCTTCGTGCCTTTTGTCTGGTTTCTCGCGCGCCGAAGGATAGAGCGGCCGCTCGCTTGGAAGCTGGGAGGCATTTTCATTCTGGGCGCTCTGCAGGGCGGGATGGGCTGGTACATGGTGATGAGCGGACTGGTCGACGACCCGCGGGTCAGCCAGTACCGCCTCGTGGCGCACCTAGGGCTCGCCTTCCTGATCTTCGGGGCGATGCTCTGGACCGCCCTCGACCTGCTCTGTCCGGCGCGCGCCGTACTCACACCCGCGCGGCGCAGGCTCGCGCGCCATGCCTCAGGACTCACGGCGCTGATCTTCCTGATGGTGCTCTCCGGCGGCTTCGTCGCGGGCATCCGCGCCGGACATGCCTACAACACCTTTCCGCTGATGAACGGGCACTTCGTGCCGCCGGAGATCTTCATGCTGGAGCCCTGGTGGGCGAATCTGTTCAACAACATGGCAACAGTGCAGTTCAACCACCGGCTGATCGCCTGGCTGCTCATCCTTCTGGTGCCCGCGCTGTGGTTTGCGTCGCGACGGGCGGCGCTCCCGCATCGTGCCCGGCTGGCCGCCAATACCCTGCTCGTTCTGCTCGCGCTCCAGGTGGCGCTCGGCATCGGCACGCTGCTGCTCGTCGTCCCGGTGCCGCTGGCCGCCGCGCATCAGGGCGGTGCAGTGCTCGTCTTCGGCGCCAGTCTCTGGTTTGCCCACGCGCTGCGCAAAGGCTAG
- a CDS encoding permease translates to MRSASLSFGQAPPLWVPFRFFVSAPPFGLAACLVLLWAGPDAFVSRWTPALLAITHLLTIGFLAMVMMGALVQVLAVVAGARLPGGSTTAAWVHGALAAGATLLAGGFLALRPWLLATGAAALAAGFGMAIAACLLALRRAKSAGPVVTAARLALVALFVATMLGATLALALALGWPMPLEKLTNLHLQWGLIGWVLLLVAGVATQVVPMFQTTPEYSVRAVRAFCWITFFGLAAAAAAMIAGGPLWSLAAQTVLALSVAAFALYTLVLQSRRRRRAADPTLQLWRAGMWCLLVASTLWFAARIWPLAQWRSYDPLLGTLAIFGFAVSVVNGMLCRIAPFLAWLHMQAAARGTAIPPTLKRILPDRWCAQQGMAHCTALALLIAAAIWPQPFAHAAALAAAVSFLLLWRNLLHTLGVCRAFRATVPVGCGDRACGQSKRSGFSAHPMR, encoded by the coding sequence GTGAGATCCGCCTCGCTCTCCTTCGGCCAAGCGCCGCCGCTGTGGGTTCCATTTCGCTTTTTTGTCAGCGCGCCGCCTTTCGGTCTGGCAGCCTGCCTCGTGCTGCTTTGGGCCGGGCCGGATGCATTCGTTTCACGCTGGACGCCGGCGCTGCTCGCGATCACGCATCTTCTGACCATCGGTTTTCTGGCCATGGTGATGATGGGCGCGCTCGTCCAGGTGCTGGCAGTCGTGGCCGGCGCGCGGCTTCCGGGCGGATCGACCACCGCTGCGTGGGTGCATGGCGCGCTCGCGGCCGGCGCGACGCTGCTGGCGGGCGGATTCCTGGCGCTGCGGCCGTGGTTGCTCGCAACGGGGGCGGCCGCGCTTGCCGCCGGATTCGGCATGGCAATCGCGGCGTGCCTGCTCGCTCTGCGCAGAGCCAAGTCGGCGGGGCCGGTCGTGACCGCGGCGCGCCTCGCGCTCGTCGCGCTGTTCGTCGCCACGATGCTCGGGGCAACGCTCGCCCTGGCGCTCGCGCTCGGTTGGCCGATGCCGCTCGAGAAGCTGACGAATCTGCATCTGCAGTGGGGGCTCATCGGCTGGGTGTTGCTGCTGGTGGCGGGCGTGGCGACCCAGGTCGTGCCCATGTTCCAGACCACGCCGGAGTACTCGGTGCGCGCGGTACGGGCTTTCTGCTGGATCACGTTCTTCGGGCTCGCAGCGGCGGCCGCGGCGATGATTGCGGGGGGACCCCTCTGGTCGCTGGCGGCCCAGACCGTGCTCGCGCTCTCGGTTGCAGCCTTTGCCCTGTACACGCTGGTCCTGCAATCGCGACGGCGCAGGCGCGCAGCCGATCCCACGCTGCAGCTCTGGCGCGCCGGGATGTGGTGCCTGCTCGTTGCGAGCACACTGTGGTTTGCGGCGCGGATCTGGCCGCTCGCGCAGTGGCGCAGCTACGACCCGCTGCTCGGAACGCTCGCGATCTTCGGATTCGCCGTCTCCGTGGTGAATGGGATGCTCTGTCGCATCGCCCCGTTCCTTGCCTGGCTGCACATGCAGGCGGCGGCCCGAGGTACCGCCATACCTCCCACCCTCAAGAGGATCCTGCCGGACCGCTGGTGTGCGCAGCAAGGGATGGCACACTGCACGGCGCTGGCGCTGCTCATCGCCGCCGCGATCTGGCCGCAGCCGTTCGCCCACGCCGCAGCGCTGGCTGCGGCGGTCTCCTTCCTGCTGTTATGGCGAAACCTTCTGCACACGCTGGGCGTCTGCCGCGCTTTCCGCGCTACTGTGCCGGTCGGGTGCGGGGACCGCGCTTGCGGCCAGAGCAAGCGGTCTGGGTTCAGCGCACACCCGATGCGCTGA
- a CDS encoding cbb3-type cytochrome c oxidase subunit I has translation MATVSLYRTCPDTGLQFHKSAETLMKAHAVAAVVWLLIGGVLALLVTLTRWPAVRLLAADQFYMTLTAHGIDMLIFWIIFFEIAVLYFCSSTLLRSRLATPRIAWLGFALMLIGSIVTNVAVFQGASSVMMTSYAPMPAQPHFYLGLILFAVGALIGCFVFLGTLVVARAERTYEGSIPLVTFGALTAAIIAIFTIASGAIILIPTFLWSVGYISHIDPLMYKTVWWAFGHSSQQINVSAHVAVWYAIAAIVFGAKPMSEKVSRSAFLLYILFLQLASAHHVLVDPGISSEWKVFNTSYAMYLAVLASMVHGLTVPGSIEVAQRQKGYNRGLFEWIRKAPWGNPVFSGMFISLLGFGFLGGISGVMMGTEQLNIIIHNTVYVPGHFHATVVVGTTLAFMSLTYFLIPVLFRRQMILPGLAKWQPYIFGIGMALVALFLMGAGTLGVSRRHWDMAFTGAVMPYEYPGTAYLMMGLMGLSGLLAMVGGAIYIFITVGSLLWGKRLDAKDAYGEKINPLRLPPVAAAIEGHGGLGIRGFAAPGTFVFALVFLVAFVLYYFVNWKYLSQVWLIG, from the coding sequence ATGGCCACCGTTTCCTTGTACCGAACCTGTCCGGACACCGGGCTGCAGTTCCACAAGTCCGCCGAGACGCTGATGAAGGCGCACGCGGTCGCGGCTGTGGTGTGGCTGCTCATCGGCGGGGTGCTCGCGCTGCTGGTCACGCTCACGCGCTGGCCGGCGGTGCGCCTGCTGGCCGCCGACCAGTTCTACATGACGCTCACCGCGCACGGCATCGACATGCTCATCTTCTGGATCATCTTTTTCGAGATCGCGGTGCTGTACTTCTGCTCCTCCACCCTGCTGCGCAGCCGACTGGCCACGCCGCGCATCGCCTGGCTCGGGTTCGCCCTGATGCTGATCGGCTCGATCGTGACCAACGTCGCGGTCTTTCAGGGCGCCTCCAGCGTGATGATGACCTCCTACGCGCCGATGCCGGCCCAGCCGCATTTCTATCTCGGGCTGATCCTGTTCGCGGTCGGCGCGCTGATCGGCTGCTTCGTCTTCCTCGGCACCCTGGTCGTGGCGCGCGCCGAGCGCACCTACGAGGGATCCATCCCGCTGGTGACTTTCGGCGCGCTCACCGCCGCCATCATCGCGATCTTCACCATCGCCTCCGGAGCGATCATCCTGATTCCGACTTTCCTCTGGTCCGTGGGTTACATCAGCCACATCGACCCGCTGATGTACAAGACCGTGTGGTGGGCTTTCGGGCACTCCTCGCAGCAGATCAACGTTTCGGCGCACGTCGCCGTGTGGTATGCGATTGCGGCCATCGTGTTCGGCGCCAAGCCGATGTCGGAGAAGGTGAGTCGCAGCGCCTTCCTGCTCTACATCCTGTTCCTGCAACTGGCGAGCGCGCACCACGTCTTGGTCGATCCGGGCATCAGCTCCGAGTGGAAGGTCTTCAACACCAGCTACGCGATGTACCTCGCGGTGCTGGCCAGCATGGTGCACGGGCTCACCGTCCCCGGTTCGATCGAGGTGGCCCAGCGGCAGAAGGGCTACAACCGTGGCCTGTTCGAGTGGATCCGCAAGGCGCCGTGGGGCAACCCGGTGTTCTCGGGCATGTTCATCTCGCTTCTCGGTTTCGGCTTCCTGGGCGGAATTTCGGGCGTGATGATGGGAACCGAGCAACTGAACATCATCATCCACAACACCGTCTACGTGCCAGGCCACTTCCACGCGACTGTGGTGGTGGGCACCACGCTGGCGTTCATGTCACTGACCTACTTCCTCATCCCGGTGCTGTTTCGCCGCCAGATGATCCTGCCGGGGCTCGCGAAGTGGCAGCCGTACATCTTCGGTATCGGCATGGCGCTGGTGGCGTTGTTTTTGATGGGTGCAGGAACATTGGGCGTGTCGCGACGGCACTGGGATATGGCGTTCACCGGCGCGGTGATGCCCTACGAGTATCCGGGCACGGCTTACCTCATGATGGGCCTGATGGGTCTGTCGGGACTGCTGGCGATGGTGGGCGGGGCGATCTACATCTTCATCACGGTGGGATCGCTGTTGTGGGGCAAGCGTCTGGACGCGAAGGATGCCTACGGCGAGAAGATCAATCCGCTGCGCCTTCCGCCGGTGGCGGCCGCGATCGAGGGCCATGGCGGCCTCGGCATCCGCGGGTTCGCTGCGCCGGGCACCTTTGTCTTCGCGCTGGTGTTCCTGGTGGCGTTCGTCCTGTACTACTTCGTCAACTGGAAGTACCTGTCCCAGGTGTGGCTGATCGGCTGA
- a CDS encoding hydrogenase iron-sulfur subunit, translating to MERAVDGVTGARHNPLRNLGALGFYFFWIVTASGVYLYAFFDTSVTGAWQSVERITHEQWYLGGLMRSLHRYASAGFCVVMLVHLLKETLSRHFGGLRTFSWLTGVPLIWLAYAAAIGGYWLVWDRLAQFSATATMEWLDALGIFGEPLARNFIAPDAVDDRLFSLLVFLHIGIPLALLLGMWTHIQRLSHAAVLPSRRLAACSFAALLAVSVVHPALSQPPADLARVPRQLGLDWFYMFVHPLMYETSAATVWWLAGAATLLLAALPLFVREPRAPAAVVDPRNCNGCGRCVDDCPYVAITLVPHSITGGRTLQALVDPDRCAACGICVGACPSSTPFRSARVLASGIELPQLTVDSLRARLRAALAPAPDRARYVVFGCDCAAEVASLASRDVAVFGLPCAGMLPPSFIAYALRLGAQGVVVSTCGEGECAYRLGAEWIEQRISARRDPRLRRSVPRDRVRLVPAAGGESRRVATELALLRAHAGQPQRLARRGEAA from the coding sequence ATGGAACGCGCAGTCGACGGCGTGACCGGCGCGCGCCACAATCCGCTGCGAAACCTCGGCGCCCTCGGGTTCTACTTCTTCTGGATCGTTACCGCGAGCGGGGTCTATCTCTACGCTTTCTTCGACACCAGCGTGACCGGTGCCTGGCAAAGCGTGGAGCGCATCACGCACGAGCAGTGGTACCTGGGCGGACTGATGCGCAGCCTGCACCGCTACGCCTCGGCCGGATTCTGCGTAGTCATGCTCGTGCATCTGTTGAAAGAGACGCTGTCGCGTCACTTCGGCGGCTTGCGTACATTCTCCTGGTTGACCGGCGTGCCGCTGATCTGGCTCGCCTACGCCGCGGCGATCGGCGGCTACTGGCTGGTGTGGGACCGGCTCGCGCAGTTCTCCGCGACCGCGACCATGGAGTGGCTCGATGCGCTCGGCATCTTCGGGGAGCCGCTCGCGCGCAACTTCATCGCGCCCGACGCGGTCGACGACCGCCTCTTCTCGCTGCTGGTGTTCCTGCACATCGGCATTCCGCTGGCGCTGCTGCTCGGCATGTGGACGCACATCCAGCGCTTGAGCCACGCGGCAGTGTTGCCGTCGCGCCGGCTGGCGGCCTGCAGCTTCGCCGCGCTGCTGGCGGTGAGCGTGGTCCATCCGGCGCTCAGCCAGCCGCCCGCGGATCTCGCGCGCGTGCCTCGACAGCTCGGACTCGACTGGTTCTACATGTTCGTGCATCCGCTCATGTATGAGACCTCCGCGGCCACCGTGTGGTGGCTGGCCGGCGCCGCGACCCTTCTGCTCGCGGCCCTGCCGCTCTTCGTGCGCGAGCCACGCGCACCGGCGGCGGTCGTCGATCCGCGCAACTGCAACGGTTGCGGGCGGTGCGTGGACGACTGCCCGTACGTGGCGATTACGCTCGTTCCCCATTCGATTACCGGCGGACGGACATTGCAGGCGCTGGTCGATCCGGACCGCTGCGCGGCCTGTGGCATCTGTGTGGGCGCCTGTCCGTCTTCCACGCCGTTCCGTTCGGCGCGCGTGCTCGCCAGCGGAATCGAGCTGCCGCAGCTCACCGTGGATTCGCTGCGCGCGCGGCTGCGCGCCGCGCTCGCGCCCGCACCGGACCGCGCCCGCTACGTTGTCTTCGGTTGCGACTGCGCGGCCGAGGTCGCATCGCTGGCGAGCCGCGACGTCGCGGTCTTCGGCCTGCCGTGCGCCGGCATGCTGCCGCCGTCTTTCATTGCCTATGCCTTGCGGCTGGGCGCGCAGGGCGTGGTGGTGAGCACCTGCGGCGAAGGTGAGTGCGCCTACCGGCTCGGCGCCGAGTGGATCGAGCAGCGCATCAGCGCTCGGCGCGACCCGCGGCTGCGCCGCTCGGTGCCGCGCGATCGCGTGCGCCTGGTGCCGGCCGCGGGCGGCGAGTCCCGGCGCGTGGCCACGGAACTGGCGCTGCTGCGTGCGCATGCCGGCCAGCCGCAGCGCCTGGCGCGCCGAGGAGAAGCCGCATGA
- a CDS encoding DUF2249 domain-containing protein, whose protein sequence is MQPPRVLDCRGLEPPEPLERVLSAIARLGTDEQVLMLIDREPRPLYRILRENQYGYRTELNEQGWFEVLIWRRP, encoded by the coding sequence ATGCAGCCGCCCAGAGTGCTCGACTGCCGCGGGCTGGAGCCGCCCGAACCATTGGAACGCGTGCTGAGCGCGATCGCCCGGCTCGGCACGGATGAGCAGGTGCTCATGCTGATCGACCGCGAGCCGCGGCCGCTGTACCGCATTCTGCGCGAGAACCAGTACGGCTACAGGACCGAGCTGAACGAGCAAGGCTGGTTCGAAGTTCTGATCTGGCGGCGACCGTGA